In Aedes albopictus strain Foshan chromosome 3, AalbF5, whole genome shotgun sequence, the following are encoded in one genomic region:
- the LOC109413574 gene encoding speckle-type POZ protein yields the protein MSVSTGSNHCSVNSKNKVVELSATWTIENAHFQLNPFPDLLESPPMYLNDRTQTWYICISRERYGIKVSMKVVCADDVRGEYEIWIINEDGEKITLTERQILNCSYKTISMTASDFQSKWIIDDRIVLYGEMKVITLPKNGETSNTSKAQLIPPDVYLNKLSLLEDQKFTDVILVCGKDKFKVHKAILVAHSSVFRAMFNSDMKESSTNRVEIDDLDYEVVEQMLHFIYTDKAPKVHLMADRLLGAADKYDLVGLKIVCEQALCEQLSVENALQMLAFANRHNTKLLASQAKTFLAKNIEEAMLTKDWLDLVAKLSVQNEEN from the coding sequence ATGTCCGTTTCAACTGGAAGCAACCATTGCAGCGTCAACTCAAAGAATAAGGTCGTAGAACTGAGTGCCACTTGGACAATCGAAAATGCGCATTTTCAACTGAATCCATTTCCTGATTTACTGGAATCGCCTCCAATGTACTTGAACGATAGAACCCAAACATGGTATATATGTATAAGTAGGGAAAGATACGGAATAAAGGTATCTATGAAGGTAGTTTGTGCGGATGATGTTCGTGGGGAATATGAGATTTGGATTATTAATGAGGATGGCGAAAAGATCACGCTCACGGAGCGTCAGATATTGAATTGTTCGTATAAAACGATCTCGATGACTGCGTCGGATTTTCAATCTAAGTGGATAATAGATGATAGGATAGTCCTATATGGCGAGATGAAGGTAATTACGTTGCCTAAGAATGGGGAGACTAGTAATACGTCAAAAGCCCAGCTCATTCCACCGGACGTCTACCTGAACAAGCTTTCTTTGCTGGAGGATCAAAAATTTACGGATGTCATTTTGGTATGTGGGAAAGACAAGTTTAAGGTGCACAAAGCCATTCTGGTCGCTCACAGTTCCGTATTCAGGGCCATGTTCAATTCCGACATGAAGGAAAGCTCGACTAACCGTGTAGAAATCGACGATTTGGATTACGAAGTGGTCGAACAAATGCTCCACTTCATTTACACGGACAAAGCTCCTAAGGTGCATCTGATGGCGGATCGGCTGCTGGGAGCAGCCGATAAATACGACCTGGTCGGGCTCAAGATCGTCTGCGAACAGGCTCTATGTGAACAACTGTCGGTAGAAAATGCATTGCAGATGCTGGCGTTTGCGAATCGGCATAATACCAAACTGCTGGCTTCACAAGCCAAAACATTCTTGGCAAAAAATATTGAAGAGGCTATGCTCACAAAGGACTGGCTCGATCTGGTTGCAAAACTTTCGGTACAAAACGAGGAAAATTAG